Within the Candidatus Saccharibacteria bacterium oral taxon 488 genome, the region ACAATGGCATACGCAGCCCAAAGTTGTTACAGATGGCGAAACACGGCATGAATCAGCGTTATATCGCTTGAGAAAAACAAAACCAAATGTGCCGTTTATTCACAACATCTACCGACAAGGACAGCTATTTAATGATGGAAAAATAATTGAATTACCAGACAACCCAGCAGTGTCGTCTTGTTACGAGATTGTCCAGAAAACCGATATTGATTTTGACCTTCACGTACCCGAAGCGACAAAAATATCACTATGCTAAAATCATAGCATGAAAATAACCAGCCCAGCCTTCACTGAAAACGCTAAAATACCAAAAATTTATTCCAAGCTCGGCGGTAATCAACGCCCGCCGCTCGAGATCAGCGACGTACCGGCAAATACCAAAAGCCTGGTGATCATTTGCCACGACCCTGATGCGCCTGGGCGCGATGGATTTTACCATTGGACGGTTTGGAATTTACCAACCAAAACCACTGAAATCACCAGCGAATCACTACCCGCGGGCGCCGTCGAAGGGATGACCAGTTGGGGTCGGCCTGGCTGGGGCGGGCCGCAACCACCGTTTGGCACGCACCGCTACCAATTTTATGTGTACGCGCTGGACACGACGTTAGATTTACCAGACAGCACCAAGCCCAGAGAGCTCATCGCCGCTCTCACGCCGCATATCATCGATCAGGCCGTATTGACTGGAAAGTTTGGCGTGTTGGATATTTTGCGGCGGGATTAAGCACCACTTTCTCTGGGCGAAAGTCTACAGACTATTAAACGACACCGCCAATCCTATTCTGTCATCTATATTTTTTAATTTATAACAGTTCAAGCACTAGGTTAATATACATTAACGAGATACTTTCTTCGTGCATGATTTTTAAGAAAGAAGTCTTATCAGTGCACACAGGACTTTCTTGATCAATTAAGATAAGCGCTCTCAGATTACTATTTTCGTGAATTATTTTTGCTAAACTACAATCAATCCCCGCTCTAATAAGAGCAATTTTAAAGTCATTATCAGTACCATACTTTATACGTTTATAAAACGACTCATTGACTACACCAAAATCATTCAATATCTCAAGAAATGGAATAATATAATGGTCAACATTATCAAGATTCTCCTTAGCTAAAGCAGCCGCATAACTTGGCATCAAATTTTGAGTCTGCTGCTGAAATATATGATATTTATTCCACGATCCAGTCTTGCCATCGACACCACAACTTCCTATATCGCCAACATATACTGGATTTCCGATTTTACCGCGCCACATAAAAACAGACCTTGCAATCAACGTAGAAAAGCTGGCTTCATTATTAGCTTTTTC harbors:
- a CDS encoding YbhB/YbcL family Raf kinase inhibitor-like protein, whose translation is MKITSPAFTENAKIPKIYSKLGGNQRPPLEISDVPANTKSLVIICHDPDAPGRDGFYHWTVWNLPTKTTEITSESLPAGAVEGMTSWGRPGWGGPQPPFGTHRYQFYVYALDTTLDLPDSTKPRELIAALTPHIIDQAVLTGKFGVLDILRRD